From Streptomyces zhihengii, the proteins below share one genomic window:
- a CDS encoding ScbR family autoregulator-binding transcription factor: MNNERNDRRARLMAVPTFDDTSHPKQERAIRTRATILNAAAAAFATDGFPQVTIKDIANGAHMTKGAVYFHFPNKEALAVAVLEEFYRRMQRTVDGALEHGDPASLATFVELLRRIARVFREDVYIHAGARLQIERPYIKAELPVPYVGTLDAMTELLHKCRAAGELPADSDPEALARTLGAAVFGAQHMSWVINNREDLVERVEEIIDAFIPLH; the protein is encoded by the coding sequence ATGAACAACGAGCGCAATGACCGGAGGGCCCGCCTCATGGCGGTCCCCACCTTCGACGACACTTCGCACCCCAAGCAGGAACGTGCGATCCGCACCCGCGCGACGATCCTGAACGCCGCCGCGGCGGCGTTCGCCACCGACGGCTTTCCTCAGGTCACGATCAAGGACATCGCCAACGGTGCGCACATGACGAAGGGAGCCGTCTACTTCCACTTCCCCAACAAGGAGGCGCTCGCCGTCGCGGTGCTGGAGGAGTTCTACCGGCGGATGCAGCGGACCGTCGACGGCGCTCTGGAACACGGTGATCCCGCATCGCTGGCGACCTTCGTGGAGCTCCTCCGGCGCATCGCCCGGGTCTTCCGCGAGGACGTCTACATCCACGCCGGGGCCCGGCTGCAGATCGAACGGCCCTACATCAAGGCCGAGCTGCCGGTCCCGTACGTGGGCACGCTGGACGCCATGACCGAACTCCTGCACAAGTGCCGGGCGGCCGGCGAGCTTCCCGCGGACAGCGACCCCGAGGCCCTGGCCCGGACGCTCGGCGCCGCGGTGTTCGGCGCCCAGCACATGTCCTGGGTGATCAACAACCGCGAGGACCTCGTGGAACGCGTCGAGGAGATCATCGATGCCTTCATCCCGCTGCACTGA
- a CDS encoding alpha/beta fold hydrolase — MPYVTTRDDTRLHYKDWGAGRPVVLLGTAMMDSRMWEFQASFLAERGLRCITYDRRGCGRSEAPWDGYDYDTLAADLADLADHLDLRDAVLVGYAVGGGEAVRYLSRYGAGRVAKLALVASTTPFLLRTEDNPEGLDIALFDEMADAIRRDRAQWLSDCTVPFFGGPNADPADLPVSAELARWLVSTGLEASPRAGTEIYRTLFTTDQRAETAEITLPTLVIHGTEDVAAPYHLCGPRTAELIGGSRFVSYEGAPHGLFATHAERLNEDLLAFVKE, encoded by the coding sequence GTGCCGTACGTCACGACCAGGGACGACACCCGTCTTCACTACAAGGACTGGGGTGCCGGGCGCCCCGTCGTCCTGCTGGGCACAGCCATGATGGACTCCCGCATGTGGGAGTTCCAGGCGTCGTTCCTCGCCGAGCGGGGACTGCGCTGCATCACCTACGACCGGCGGGGCTGCGGGCGTTCGGAAGCCCCCTGGGACGGCTACGACTACGACACCCTCGCGGCCGATCTCGCCGACCTCGCCGACCATCTCGACCTGCGGGACGCGGTGCTCGTGGGGTACGCGGTCGGAGGCGGTGAGGCCGTGCGCTACCTGTCCCGGTACGGCGCCGGCCGAGTGGCGAAGCTGGCACTGGTCGCCTCCACGACCCCGTTCCTGCTGCGGACGGAGGACAACCCGGAAGGGCTCGACATAGCCCTCTTCGACGAGATGGCCGATGCCATCCGGCGGGACCGTGCGCAGTGGCTGAGCGACTGCACGGTGCCGTTCTTCGGCGGCCCGAACGCGGATCCGGCCGACCTGCCGGTCTCAGCCGAACTCGCGCGATGGCTGGTGAGCACGGGCCTCGAGGCCTCGCCCCGGGCGGGGACGGAGATCTACCGCACGCTGTTCACCACCGACCAGCGCGCGGAGACCGCCGAGATCACCCTGCCCACGCTCGTCATCCACGGTACCGAGGACGTCGCGGCGCCCTACCACCTGTGCGGCCCGCGGACGGCGGAGCTGATCGGCGGCAGCCGGTTCGTATCGTACGAGGGCGCTCCGCACGGCCTGTTCGCCACCCACGCCGAGCGGCTCAACGAGGATCTGCTGGCCTTCGTCAAGGAGTGA
- a CDS encoding cytochrome P450 produces MSLDAQTRVLDWPFARTENGEPAPILDELRKEPPCAVRIPEGATESRLAWLVTRYADVRQALSDPRLSADERRPGAPVRIQLPPGSNPSSFLRLDDPEHARLRGLIQTEFTMRRVRGLKAPVQRLVDDLLDRFAELGKPADLHAAFSRTLPTLVIARLLGVPDEDSPFFIEKTRVVISQEDPATAYAAFVEMSDYLAELARRKTRRPEDDLISRLVVHHVSGAITMDELVGIARLVLVAGHETTTNQIALNILGLLQDDSLFAKVAADDGALVPQYVEESMRYWSISQDAMVRQALEDMDLGGVPISKGDAVVISVPAGNHDESVFACPRTIDLDRDTGAHLQWGYGPHYCQGAPLARMEMELSLRTLLRRFPDLRLAAEPSTVFRRGTVFHGVTHLPVTW; encoded by the coding sequence ATGTCGCTCGATGCCCAGACCCGTGTACTGGACTGGCCGTTCGCCCGGACCGAGAACGGTGAGCCGGCGCCGATCCTGGACGAACTGCGCAAGGAGCCGCCCTGCGCCGTACGCATTCCGGAGGGCGCGACCGAGTCGCGGCTGGCCTGGCTGGTGACCCGGTACGCCGACGTCCGCCAGGCCCTGTCCGACCCCCGGCTCAGCGCGGACGAACGGCGGCCCGGTGCGCCGGTGCGCATCCAGTTACCCCCGGGCAGCAACCCCAGCTCGTTCCTCCGCCTGGACGACCCCGAGCACGCACGGCTCCGCGGACTGATCCAGACCGAGTTCACCATGCGCCGGGTCCGTGGGCTCAAGGCGCCGGTGCAGCGGCTCGTCGACGACCTCCTCGACCGGTTCGCCGAGCTCGGGAAGCCGGCGGACCTGCACGCGGCGTTCTCGCGGACCCTGCCGACGCTGGTCATAGCCCGGCTGCTGGGTGTCCCGGACGAGGACTCCCCGTTCTTCATCGAGAAGACCCGGGTGGTCATCTCCCAGGAGGACCCGGCCACGGCGTACGCCGCGTTCGTGGAGATGTCCGACTACCTCGCCGAGCTGGCCCGCCGCAAGACGCGCCGGCCCGAGGACGACCTGATCAGCCGGCTGGTCGTGCATCATGTGAGCGGCGCGATCACCATGGACGAACTGGTCGGCATCGCCCGGCTGGTACTGGTGGCGGGCCACGAGACGACCACGAACCAGATCGCCCTCAACATTCTGGGACTTCTGCAGGACGACAGCCTGTTCGCCAAGGTGGCCGCCGACGACGGCGCCCTCGTTCCGCAGTACGTCGAGGAGTCGATGCGCTACTGGTCGATCTCGCAGGACGCGATGGTCCGCCAGGCGCTGGAGGACATGGATCTCGGCGGCGTCCCGATCTCCAAGGGCGACGCGGTGGTCATCTCCGTCCCCGCGGGCAACCACGACGAGTCGGTGTTCGCCTGCCCCCGCACCATCGACCTGGACCGGGACACCGGCGCCCACCTCCAGTGGGGCTACGGCCCGCACTACTGCCAGGGCGCTCCGCTGGCGCGGATGGAGATGGAACTCTCCCTGCGCACCCTGCTGCGGCGCTTCCCGGACCTCCGGCTGGCGGCCGAGCCGAGCACGGTCTTCCGCCGGGGCACCGTCTTCCACGGGGTGACACACCTCCCCGTGACCTGGTGA
- a CDS encoding nuclear transport factor 2 family protein — MSDLTQTVTQYLALWNETDAEKRAAGIAELFAPDAPYIDPLAAVEGHEGFAAVVAGAQDQFKGLSFELHGAVDTHHNIARFQWGLVTEAGAEPIAIGFDVLVTGEDGRISGVYGFLDKVPGA, encoded by the coding sequence ATGAGCGACCTCACCCAGACCGTCACCCAGTACCTGGCGCTGTGGAACGAGACGGACGCGGAGAAGCGCGCGGCGGGCATCGCCGAGCTCTTCGCCCCGGACGCCCCGTACATCGACCCGCTCGCCGCCGTCGAGGGACACGAGGGCTTCGCGGCCGTGGTCGCCGGTGCCCAGGACCAGTTCAAGGGGCTCTCCTTCGAACTGCACGGAGCGGTGGACACCCACCACAACATCGCCCGCTTCCAGTGGGGCCTGGTGACCGAGGCGGGCGCCGAGCCCATCGCGATCGGCTTCGACGTCCTCGTCACCGGCGAGGACGGCCGCATCAGCGGCGTCTACGGGTTCCTGGACAAGGTCCCCGGCGCCTGA
- a CDS encoding MmgE/PrpD family protein, with translation MTAAVLSESVARALCEQWGIPARSAGRFGPPADTPLRELSHWAANLRPEQIPCRVLKLAASQVLSQVASIRAGLQHPLGRRLVAAFGHPMQRDPRTAASVFAALGSWLNLDDTAYAGHLSNSTVAVPLAFAYARQLDGLSLLTAVVAANECAARITAAATLGPLRGQSAVHTHLAGAVAGRLHCDRAPAEQWENAFGLAFAMPNWPLMRAFLASDARLFNTFTPVRTAMDACDAAAAGLRGAPDIIEHQDGFLDRFATVPLPQAVAKGLGRRWHTETLSFKMHPGGPGIDAAVDCAAEIHRDIGPLRPEDVREIVVEASLYTLFAGERAARYVDGPRSPLGALVLDVPYPVATTLLTGGFSVEDFSAPGLDDPVRWELARRVRLEHDTTMTRELFLSDAPFGEAVREAGPLAIPWLRGFGGDELVDLLGDLEAGGRDFSRSTKATGARVVVRLADGRTVSRSRLIPVGAAGPDTRSRHSEMVQEKFLSVGGPRRVADTVNRLHRMRRTGVRRWIEAAFLD, from the coding sequence ATGACGGCTGCTGTACTCAGCGAAAGCGTGGCCAGGGCCCTGTGCGAGCAGTGGGGGATCCCGGCGAGGTCCGCCGGCCGCTTCGGCCCTCCCGCGGACACACCGCTGCGCGAACTGTCCCACTGGGCCGCGAACCTGCGTCCCGAGCAGATCCCCTGCCGTGTCCTCAAGCTCGCGGCCAGCCAGGTGCTCTCCCAGGTCGCCTCGATCCGGGCGGGTCTCCAGCATCCCCTGGGACGCCGCCTGGTGGCCGCCTTCGGACACCCCATGCAGCGCGACCCGCGCACCGCGGCGAGCGTCTTCGCGGCCCTCGGTTCCTGGCTCAACCTCGACGACACCGCCTACGCCGGCCATCTGTCCAACTCCACCGTCGCCGTGCCCCTGGCCTTCGCCTACGCCCGCCAGCTCGACGGGCTGTCCCTGCTGACCGCTGTCGTCGCGGCCAACGAGTGCGCGGCCCGCATCACCGCCGCGGCCACCCTCGGCCCCTTGCGCGGGCAGAGCGCCGTGCACACGCACCTGGCCGGTGCGGTGGCCGGCCGGCTGCACTGCGACCGGGCCCCGGCGGAGCAGTGGGAGAACGCCTTCGGGCTCGCCTTCGCCATGCCCAACTGGCCGCTGATGCGCGCCTTCCTGGCCAGCGACGCACGCCTGTTCAACACCTTCACACCGGTCCGCACCGCGATGGACGCGTGCGACGCCGCCGCCGCCGGACTGCGCGGCGCCCCCGACATCATCGAACACCAGGACGGCTTTCTCGACCGGTTCGCGACGGTTCCGCTGCCCCAGGCGGTGGCGAAGGGCCTCGGCCGCCGCTGGCACACCGAGACCCTCTCGTTCAAGATGCACCCCGGCGGCCCCGGGATCGACGCGGCCGTGGACTGCGCCGCCGAGATCCACCGCGACATCGGCCCGCTGCGCCCGGAGGACGTGCGGGAGATCGTGGTGGAGGCGTCCCTGTACACGCTGTTCGCGGGGGAGCGCGCGGCCCGGTACGTCGACGGGCCGCGCTCCCCGCTGGGCGCACTCGTCCTGGACGTTCCCTACCCGGTCGCGACCACCTTGCTGACGGGCGGGTTCTCCGTGGAGGACTTCTCGGCACCGGGGCTGGACGACCCCGTGCGCTGGGAGCTGGCACGCCGGGTGAGGCTCGAGCACGACACGACGATGACGCGTGAACTCTTCCTCTCCGACGCGCCGTTCGGCGAGGCGGTGCGCGAGGCGGGGCCGCTGGCCATCCCGTGGCTGCGCGGCTTCGGCGGTGACGAGCTGGTCGACCTCCTGGGTGACCTGGAGGCCGGCGGCCGGGACTTCTCCCGCTCCACCAAGGCCACCGGCGCCCGGGTCGTCGTACGGCTGGCGGACGGCCGGACCGTGTCCCGCTCCCGTCTGATCCCGGTCGGCGCCGCGGGCCCGGACACCCGCTCCCGGCACTCCGAGATGGTCCAGGAGAAGTTCCTGTCCGTGGGAGGACCGCGCCGGGTGGCCGACACCGTGAACCGTCTGCACCGCATGCGCAGGACAGGCGTGCGCCGCTGGATCGAGGCCGCCTTCCTGGACTGA
- a CDS encoding ScbA/BarX family gamma-butyrolactone biosynthesis protein, giving the protein MFVVLDDPRTTQAPFPGAENEVLSFLQPVTRELVHRTAVAEVFVTDGVRTGTNTFSVAAQWPRDHALYHPDENGLADPLLCAETLRQAYFYGAHTYFGVPLGSRFIGQDVSFDITDLAALRVGSVPSSVVLCGTWTEERDRRGRTAGARLDVTFTVDGRPCGRGHTRGLVVDERRYGLLRGRPAAGDGKVSPRPVPDAAIAGPGRVGRLRWKDCVLQRGLGRRWGLRVDRDHAVLFDHPTDHVPLMVMLEGFRQLGHLTVHEASRSADAGQAFALAALSLDCAAFGELGEEILLELDESSPDGCTLLVAARQGEKLLARAGMRWQRVGDRPSRAGFASW; this is encoded by the coding sequence ATGTTCGTCGTACTCGATGATCCTAGGACCACGCAGGCGCCCTTCCCAGGCGCGGAGAACGAAGTACTCAGCTTCCTTCAGCCCGTCACGCGCGAACTGGTGCATCGCACCGCCGTCGCCGAGGTCTTCGTCACCGACGGTGTCCGCACCGGTACGAACACGTTCTCGGTGGCGGCTCAGTGGCCGCGCGACCACGCCCTGTACCACCCGGACGAGAACGGGCTGGCCGACCCGCTCTTATGCGCAGAAACGCTTCGCCAGGCGTACTTCTACGGGGCCCACACGTACTTCGGTGTGCCCCTCGGCTCCCGCTTCATCGGTCAGGACGTGAGCTTCGACATCACGGACCTGGCCGCGCTCCGGGTCGGGAGCGTACCGTCGTCCGTGGTCCTGTGCGGGACGTGGACGGAGGAGCGCGACCGGCGGGGACGGACGGCCGGGGCCCGCCTGGACGTGACGTTCACGGTCGACGGCCGGCCCTGCGGGCGCGGTCACACCCGGGGACTCGTGGTCGACGAGAGACGCTACGGGCTCTTAAGAGGGCGTCCGGCCGCGGGTGACGGGAAGGTCTCACCTCGTCCCGTGCCGGACGCCGCAATCGCAGGGCCGGGCCGGGTGGGCCGGCTGCGCTGGAAGGACTGTGTACTGCAAAGGGGCCTCGGCCGGCGGTGGGGCCTGCGGGTCGACCGTGACCACGCGGTCCTCTTCGACCACCCCACCGATCACGTACCGCTGATGGTCATGCTGGAGGGCTTCCGGCAGTTGGGCCATCTCACCGTTCATGAGGCGTCCCGGAGTGCGGACGCCGGCCAGGCCTTCGCCCTGGCCGCCCTCTCCCTGGACTGCGCCGCCTTCGGCGAGCTGGGCGAGGAGATCCTCCTGGAGCTCGACGAGAGTTCGCCCGACGGGTGCACCCTGCTCGTCGCGGCCCGTCAGGGGGAGAAGTTGCTGGCCCGCGCGGGCATGAGGTGGCAGCGCGTGGGCGATCGTCCCTCCCGGGCGGGATTCGCCTCCTGGTGA
- a CDS encoding TetR/AcrR family transcriptional regulator — translation MPKQARALRTYDRVLDAAAYEFARYGYANANLQNMADRVRLTKGALYGHFATKEDLAVALDNHLSDALGELLAEARVLSCPAPSRLRSLVTGLGRLFGTDERALAALRLSAETARSAGRPIPLLAEAHGLVLRLVRETQKAGHWNASVPTVPLADLIMAALLGTFLTETGPDSDHGRAGTEGADSIDAMWEALSRALDDTPAH, via the coding sequence ATGCCCAAACAGGCACGTGCCCTGCGGACCTACGACCGCGTCCTCGACGCGGCCGCCTACGAGTTCGCGCGGTACGGCTACGCGAACGCGAACCTGCAGAACATGGCCGACCGCGTCAGGCTGACGAAGGGCGCGCTGTACGGCCACTTCGCGACCAAGGAGGACCTGGCCGTAGCACTGGACAACCACTTGTCCGACGCGCTGGGCGAACTCCTCGCCGAAGCAAGGGTCCTGTCGTGTCCGGCACCGAGCCGCCTGCGGTCACTGGTCACCGGCCTCGGCCGGCTCTTCGGTACGGATGAACGGGCCCTCGCCGCGCTGCGCCTGTCCGCCGAGACCGCCCGCTCCGCCGGCAGGCCGATACCCCTGCTGGCGGAAGCGCACGGTCTCGTCCTGCGTCTGGTGCGCGAGACTCAGAAAGCGGGCCACTGGAACGCCTCGGTCCCCACCGTCCCCCTGGCCGACCTCATCATGGCGGCGCTCCTGGGGACGTTCCTGACGGAGACCGGCCCCGACTCCGACCACGGGCGGGCGGGCACCGAGGGGGCCGATTCCATCGACGCGATGTGGGAGGCCCTGTCCCGGGCCCTCGACGACACCCCCGCGCACTGA
- a CDS encoding MFS transporter — protein sequence MTSEASPDLVVEEGGGSAPEPGATPSVGALVVVLVGTFITVLDFFIANVAVPAIRSDLQAGAAQAQLIVVGYGVAFTAGLITGGRLGDLYGRRRMFSLGMALFMVTSAVCAFAPTIDVLVVARIAQGASAALMVPQVLGIIGTVYTGAARGRAFNTYGLIVGLAGVFGQFIGGALISVDVAGLSWRTIFLINVPLCLVSLAFVKRVIPESRGAGGTRLDLLGALLVTGSLALIVFALLEGQERDWPVWVWGCLAGSAVLVAVTVLHLRRRAADDAGPLIEPALFRVRLFTVGLAATVVYFLAMGSFFFILALYLQQGMGLSPLESGLVFLAVGAGYFGASLVSARFAGKLSARTVACGPLTLAVGYTAIAFTADGLGPQGSVLWLLPMLLVAGLGMGLTTGPLTNLVLGAAVPEHAGSASGLMNTAQEGGAALGVAVAGSVFFPALAEAGNSADAYPDAFALTLVPLVALGLAAAALVLAAPGRAARG from the coding sequence ATGACCTCTGAAGCAAGCCCGGACCTCGTCGTCGAGGAGGGGGGAGGGTCCGCCCCGGAACCGGGGGCGACCCCTTCCGTCGGCGCCCTCGTGGTGGTGCTGGTGGGCACCTTCATCACCGTTCTCGACTTCTTCATCGCCAATGTCGCGGTTCCGGCCATCCGGTCGGACCTCCAGGCCGGCGCCGCCCAGGCGCAGCTGATCGTCGTCGGCTACGGCGTCGCCTTCACGGCGGGCCTGATCACCGGCGGCCGTCTCGGTGACCTCTACGGCCGCCGGAGGATGTTCTCGCTCGGCATGGCACTCTTCATGGTCACCTCGGCGGTCTGCGCCTTCGCGCCGACGATCGACGTCCTGGTGGTCGCCCGCATCGCCCAGGGCGCGAGCGCCGCGCTGATGGTCCCGCAGGTCCTCGGCATCATCGGCACCGTCTACACCGGTGCGGCCCGCGGCCGTGCCTTCAACACCTACGGTCTGATCGTCGGACTGGCGGGCGTCTTCGGCCAGTTCATCGGCGGGGCTCTCATCAGCGTCGACGTGGCGGGCCTGAGCTGGCGGACCATCTTCCTCATCAACGTCCCGCTGTGCCTGGTCTCGCTCGCCTTCGTCAAGCGCGTGATCCCCGAGTCGCGCGGCGCCGGCGGGACCCGCCTCGACCTGCTGGGCGCCCTGCTGGTCACCGGATCCCTGGCGCTCATCGTGTTCGCGCTCCTGGAGGGCCAGGAGCGGGACTGGCCGGTGTGGGTCTGGGGCTGCCTGGCCGGGTCCGCCGTCCTGGTCGCGGTGACCGTGCTGCACCTTCGCCGGCGGGCCGCGGACGACGCGGGGCCGCTGATCGAACCGGCGCTCTTCCGGGTCCGCCTCTTCACGGTGGGCCTGGCCGCGACGGTCGTCTACTTCCTGGCCATGGGGTCGTTCTTCTTCATCCTCGCCCTCTACCTCCAGCAGGGCATGGGCCTGTCGCCGCTGGAGTCCGGCCTCGTCTTCCTCGCGGTGGGCGCCGGCTACTTCGGCGCCTCGCTGGTGTCGGCGCGGTTCGCCGGCAAGCTGTCCGCCCGGACGGTGGCGTGCGGTCCGCTGACCCTCGCGGTCGGCTACACCGCCATCGCCTTCACGGCCGACGGGCTCGGCCCGCAGGGAAGCGTGCTCTGGCTGCTGCCGATGCTGCTCGTCGCCGGACTGGGCATGGGCCTGACCACCGGACCGCTGACCAACCTGGTGCTGGGGGCGGCCGTGCCCGAGCACGCCGGCTCCGCGTCGGGGCTGATGAACACCGCGCAGGAGGGCGGAGCGGCCCTCGGCGTGGCGGTCGCCGGATCGGTCTTCTTCCCCGCGCTCGCCGAGGCGGGCAACTCGGCCGACGCCTACCCGGACGCCTTCGCGCTGACGCTCGTACCGCTCGTCGCGCTCGGCCTCGCCGCCGCGGCCCTGGTGCTGGCCGCACCGGGGCGCGCAGCCCGCGGCTGA